In one bacterium genomic region, the following are encoded:
- a CDS encoding AAA family ATPase — protein MYIAHIKIDGFGKLTGEWDLSTPGLTLVVDRNEAGKSTLANAILFGLYGIPDAKSNKEIAQRVRLYQPWSETPFRIALDVTIQGRRLRVRRDFQKKPRHPAILDLETLRDVTQEFYPGSHDETGKRLTGLTLSDALKTIFLSQTELRLDREPRTTLTEAIQRIADTNTSESTTERALQAIQSALRFYPFPLLSGSAKIEYELSELEREIERTSKEYQLLQSEYEAVAQTVSRFEEIEIRLPELERIAATAQQQRDIEEWDQTSARLKADNEVSEQLDTTRKQLEELKPYEVVATIYEESLQKTYGVYENARKQFSEQTEPRLWALRKQAETTRARLTEIGATVPISTDTISEFQRIRKNWSDAATKWKQAETALREAESSLAKMGIEPTTYRSMESKWQQLLPQDETLILTMPQHISYYTDAKRTTHSDNKALDEELLQANVLRDKHHKSGNRLQLVSVIGGTIGLLSLFLLSDIARISVVSIAFAIALTTAFYSKREKQSAQRSYEENSSRIEQKRKELTEKLVPLEELYQELSKRIGEIGKILEIYGNKDILEALQKRHAGKTAYHRWESCLREVERYLEGMNENIRELVRIAAELQTPIDPNSVSEVLLESRVEKWKEIARRQNEEREAARVVVEAEQLCATKSAEIDDLTHQLNNMAASAGAPNALPLTERLEWLKHAFAKKRELERLRQETIPSLENRLLPVAERTRFESLAKSLQSKLNLNALSPLPPEYSGKDAHTIVSEAYRERDELMQERTDLSHRVQTIQSKWESAGKLQQRIGELTAARDRTTAFRDAAAIAITELTSISTKLHATWAIALNQSASLLGEAFGGSISRIDFAPDLSFSVILKNGRRLEENELSALSTGTREQLYLAVRFAIADYLGGNEPLPILLDEPFAHCDDIRFVSGMELLQKAARERQIILFTCHEQRHAVWQRTQPEPVRIVTLTD, from the coding sequence ATGTACATTGCACACATTAAAATCGATGGGTTTGGTAAATTAACCGGGGAATGGGATTTATCCACACCCGGCTTAACGCTTGTAGTCGACCGGAACGAAGCAGGGAAATCGACACTGGCAAATGCAATTCTGTTCGGACTGTATGGTATTCCCGATGCAAAAAGTAACAAAGAGATTGCCCAACGGGTGCGATTGTACCAACCGTGGAGCGAAACCCCGTTCCGTATTGCCCTCGATGTAACTATACAAGGAAGACGATTGCGGGTTCGTCGCGACTTCCAGAAGAAACCCCGCCACCCTGCAATCCTTGATTTAGAAACCCTCCGCGACGTTACCCAAGAATTTTACCCCGGTTCCCATGACGAAACCGGCAAACGGTTAACCGGGTTGACACTTAGTGATGCCCTCAAAACAATCTTTCTTTCGCAAACTGAGTTACGACTCGACCGTGAACCGCGCACCACCTTAACTGAAGCTATCCAGCGGATTGCCGACACTAACACCAGCGAATCGACAACCGAACGGGCATTACAGGCGATTCAATCAGCGTTGCGATTCTACCCCTTCCCGCTACTCTCTGGTAGTGCAAAAATCGAATACGAATTGAGTGAATTGGAACGTGAGATCGAGCGAACGAGTAAAGAGTACCAACTCTTACAATCCGAATACGAAGCAGTCGCTCAGACCGTCAGCCGGTTCGAGGAAATCGAAATTCGCCTACCGGAATTGGAACGGATTGCAGCGACTGCGCAACAGCAGCGTGACATCGAAGAATGGGATCAGACAAGCGCTCGTCTCAAAGCCGATAATGAAGTATCCGAGCAACTCGATACTACTCGAAAGCAACTCGAAGAATTAAAACCGTACGAGGTGGTCGCAACAATTTACGAAGAGTCGCTCCAAAAAACCTACGGTGTATACGAGAATGCCCGGAAGCAATTCAGTGAGCAAACCGAACCGCGGTTATGGGCGCTACGAAAACAAGCGGAAACGACGCGAGCACGCCTTACCGAAATCGGAGCGACGGTGCCGATTTCTACGGATACCATCAGTGAATTTCAACGGATTCGTAAGAATTGGAGCGATGCGGCAACGAAATGGAAACAGGCAGAAACCGCACTGCGAGAAGCTGAAAGTTCACTTGCCAAGATGGGGATCGAGCCAACCACCTATCGTTCAATGGAGTCGAAATGGCAACAGTTACTACCTCAGGATGAGACGCTCATTTTGACAATGCCTCAGCATATCTCCTATTACACCGACGCGAAACGGACGACCCATAGCGACAATAAGGCATTGGATGAGGAATTACTGCAAGCCAACGTCCTGCGAGACAAGCACCACAAATCCGGTAACCGGCTTCAATTGGTTTCTGTCATTGGTGGAACGATTGGACTCCTGAGTCTCTTTTTACTGAGTGATATTGCCCGAATCTCTGTGGTGTCGATTGCCTTTGCAATAGCCCTAACTACCGCGTTTTATAGTAAGCGTGAGAAACAATCGGCGCAGCGTTCCTATGAGGAAAATTCCAGTAGAATCGAGCAAAAGCGAAAAGAACTCACGGAAAAACTGGTTCCCTTAGAAGAGCTGTATCAGGAGTTATCGAAACGTATTGGTGAAATCGGCAAGATTCTCGAGATCTACGGTAACAAGGATATTTTAGAGGCATTGCAGAAACGTCATGCCGGGAAAACGGCGTATCATCGATGGGAATCCTGTCTTCGAGAAGTCGAACGATACCTGGAAGGGATGAATGAAAATATCCGGGAACTGGTGCGAATCGCAGCCGAGTTGCAGACGCCGATTGATCCGAATTCAGTAAGCGAGGTTTTACTCGAATCCCGGGTAGAAAAATGGAAAGAAATTGCCCGGCGACAAAATGAAGAACGGGAAGCTGCACGGGTTGTCGTCGAAGCGGAACAATTGTGCGCCACTAAATCAGCGGAAATCGACGATCTCACACACCAACTCAACAATATGGCCGCCTCCGCCGGAGCCCCCAACGCTTTACCATTAACGGAGCGGTTGGAGTGGCTAAAACATGCGTTCGCAAAGAAACGAGAGCTGGAGCGGTTACGACAGGAAACGATTCCGTCGCTCGAGAACCGTTTGTTACCAGTCGCCGAACGAACACGATTTGAGTCGCTGGCAAAGAGCTTGCAAAGCAAATTAAATTTGAACGCACTATCTCCGTTACCGCCGGAGTACAGCGGAAAAGATGCGCACACTATCGTATCGGAGGCATATCGGGAGCGAGACGAGTTGATGCAGGAGCGCACCGATTTATCGCATCGAGTTCAAACAATCCAATCGAAATGGGAAAGCGCTGGTAAACTGCAACAACGGATCGGTGAATTAACAGCGGCCCGGGATCGCACTACCGCTTTTCGCGATGCGGCGGCGATTGCCATAACAGAATTAACCTCGATATCGACGAAGTTACATGCCACTTGGGCTATTGCATTAAACCAATCGGCATCGCTATTAGGTGAAGCGTTTGGTGGTTCGATTTCCCGGATCGATTTTGCCCCAGATTTGTCGTTCTCAGTAATTCTCAAAAATGGTCGACGATTAGAGGAAAACGAATTGTCGGCACTCTCCACCGGAACCCGGGAACAACTCTATTTGGCGGTCCGGTTTGCGATTGCCGATTATTTGGGCGGCAACGAACCGCTTCCGATACTACTGGATGAACCGTTTGCCCACTGCGACGACATTCGTTTCGTTTCCGGCATGGAACTCTTGCAGAAGGCGGCTCGGGAACGGCAAATTATCCTGTTCACCTGTCATGAACAACGCCATGCAGTTTGGCAGCGTACCCAACCGGAACCGGTACGAATTGTTACTTTAACGGATTAA
- a CDS encoding class I SAM-dependent methyltransferase, with amino-acid sequence MPSRGLYNWLHENYDRLIQWPDRLQRELPGLMLWLPEPEAGAVLDLGCGTGGHMAALLERGYKVHGIDLSEKLIQVAKEKLSSWNPPLEVGDIVDGVPKNWKKFSVQLCLGNTLSHLSAQQAITFAQNSYQRAKEDGILIIENRNWDRLLTVKERLLKPVQTDDSIYIRMLDYPPIDGNPVVMTVALWQKGKWQTSSVDLWPHRAKELNTIFQNAGWTLDRACANLLGQPFDGATATDWVAIWRRA; translated from the coding sequence ATGCCTTCGCGCGGATTATACAATTGGTTGCACGAGAATTACGACCGGCTCATCCAATGGCCGGATCGTTTGCAACGTGAGTTACCTGGTCTCATGCTTTGGTTACCCGAGCCCGAAGCCGGGGCGGTGCTCGACCTTGGCTGCGGAACCGGCGGACACATGGCGGCATTACTTGAGCGTGGTTACAAAGTGCATGGCATTGACCTGTCGGAAAAGTTGATCCAAGTCGCTAAAGAGAAGTTATCATCATGGAATCCACCCCTTGAAGTAGGGGATATTGTTGATGGGGTTCCCAAGAATTGGAAGAAGTTTTCGGTGCAACTCTGCTTGGGAAATACCCTTTCACACCTATCGGCGCAACAAGCGATTACATTCGCCCAAAACTCCTACCAGCGTGCCAAAGAAGACGGTATACTGATTATTGAAAACCGCAACTGGGATCGTTTGCTGACAGTGAAAGAGCGCCTGTTGAAACCGGTGCAAACCGACGACTCGATATACATCCGGATGCTCGACTACCCACCGATCGATGGCAACCCGGTTGTGATGACGGTTGCCCTTTGGCAAAAAGGGAAGTGGCAGACGTCGAGTGTTGACCTGTGGCCCCATCGGGCGAAAGAGCTGAATACAATCTTCCAGAACGCAGGGTGGACGTTAGACCGCGCCTGTGCAAATCTATTGGGACAACCGTTTGATGGAGCTACGGCCACTGATTGGGTTGCGATTTGGAGGCGGGCATGA
- a CDS encoding YigZ family protein, which yields MIQPDPISAKFGSPARVSAAKMVLGAYHFEALLFPVYSMEEVNEVRKRTEAQFSKADAVPYVYALPPCDRPLARFGDHREVPQTASKAMLQEIEKAKILNVLIIAARFGSGSPRPNLLLQAYAKLAQDAIATAGRAPLTRRHD from the coding sequence ATGATCCAACCCGATCCAATAAGTGCGAAGTTTGGTTCTCCAGCTCGGGTATCTGCAGCAAAAATGGTTTTGGGCGCGTATCATTTTGAAGCACTGCTGTTTCCGGTCTATTCAATGGAAGAAGTAAACGAAGTTCGCAAACGAACGGAAGCCCAATTCAGTAAAGCCGATGCAGTTCCTTATGTGTATGCACTGCCGCCATGCGATCGACCATTAGCGCGGTTTGGTGATCACCGCGAGGTGCCGCAAACTGCTTCAAAAGCAATGTTGCAGGAAATCGAAAAGGCGAAGATTTTGAATGTTCTAATCATAGCTGCGCGATTTGGCAGCGGTTCGCCGCGACCGAATCTCTTATTACAAGCTTATGCGAAATTAGCGCAGGACGCGATTGCAACTGCCGGACGGGCACCCCTGACTCGTCGGCACGATTAG
- a CDS encoding DedA family protein, with the protein MEVVSFLIDFVLHLDKHLVEIISEYGTWTYAILFLVIFCETGLVVTPFLPGDSLLFVAGALAAAGSFDVFLLFGLLFAAAVLGDNTNYAIGNYLGPKVFSKTNSKIFRKEYLDKTHKFFEKYGVKTIIIARFVPIVRTFTPFIAGVGKMSYWKFLSFDLVGGLIWIGSLVFAGFFFGNIPFIKNNLSFVIIAIILLSVLPAIIEVIREKRKTR; encoded by the coding sequence TTGGAAGTTGTATCGTTTCTCATCGATTTTGTGTTACATCTCGACAAACACTTAGTGGAAATCATTTCCGAGTATGGAACTTGGACTTATGCCATTCTATTTCTCGTCATCTTCTGTGAAACCGGATTGGTTGTGACACCTTTTCTACCGGGCGATTCATTGTTGTTCGTTGCGGGTGCGCTTGCCGCCGCCGGTTCATTCGATGTATTTCTGCTTTTCGGTTTATTGTTTGCCGCAGCAGTGCTTGGTGATAATACCAATTATGCGATTGGAAACTATCTCGGACCAAAAGTCTTTTCAAAAACCAACAGCAAAATATTTCGAAAAGAGTATCTTGACAAAACCCATAAATTTTTCGAGAAGTATGGTGTGAAAACAATTATCATCGCCCGGTTTGTTCCCATCGTTCGAACTTTTACCCCGTTCATTGCTGGGGTGGGGAAAATGTCGTATTGGAAATTTCTCAGTTTCGATCTGGTGGGGGGATTGATATGGATTGGCTCGCTGGTGTTTGCCGGCTTCTTCTTCGGAAACATCCCATTCATCAAAAATAACCTATCGTTTGTAATCATTGCGATTATTTTACTATCGGTTCTGCCGGCAATCATTGAAGTCATTCGCGAGAAAAGGAAAACCCGATGA
- a CDS encoding metallophosphoesterase, with protein MKTKEIVLPDIPATVTPGTIRVLQSSDWHIGAEPSMLTDTRAQSRREELLRYVDELPKIARKFRVDVVLLPGDLFQNEDVSLKDVDHAIAALNAFAPIPVVIAAGNHDPFYLLSHYNKQLTAKRSNSTSVYGDHIYIASGEWQRFEFYEFAVTARSFVSQAKKTEPALTGVPRRGDSPIELLCIHGSLGTLPEGQDTVAPMTEGELFKLQYDYTAMGHFHRQSKHLRGDKIAAGYSGSLAVLRKNSGETGVTILDVEPGGVAPERCWQFSLDRCRVMKIVVEVNSDTSDLMNMIKESFATAGVTSDDYVRLTITGRAPLGRFQAPRLEDVAELCFGLDVDNQVQPDWDFDALMQGSTTEAVFVKNLRDRIRDAEQRGDAAAVKLLSDALDIGLQALKRNKIEYLPK; from the coding sequence ATGAAAACGAAAGAAATCGTGTTACCGGATATTCCGGCTACTGTAACCCCGGGAACGATTCGGGTCTTGCAAAGTTCTGATTGGCATATCGGCGCCGAACCATCGATGTTGACCGATACCCGCGCACAGAGCCGTCGTGAGGAGTTGTTGCGGTACGTTGATGAACTCCCGAAAATTGCCCGGAAGTTTCGTGTCGACGTTGTTTTGCTACCTGGTGATCTCTTTCAAAATGAAGATGTTTCGCTCAAGGATGTCGATCACGCCATCGCAGCATTGAATGCGTTTGCCCCGATTCCGGTGGTAATTGCGGCAGGCAATCACGATCCGTTTTATCTGCTTTCGCATTACAACAAACAGTTAACGGCAAAGCGGTCGAATAGTACCAGTGTCTATGGCGATCATATTTATATCGCAAGTGGAGAATGGCAACGCTTCGAGTTTTACGAGTTCGCCGTTACTGCGCGCTCGTTTGTTTCGCAAGCGAAGAAAACCGAGCCAGCCTTGACCGGAGTACCACGGCGTGGAGATTCGCCAATCGAATTGCTTTGCATCCATGGCAGTTTGGGCACCCTGCCTGAAGGACAGGACACGGTAGCGCCGATGACAGAAGGCGAACTCTTTAAACTGCAGTACGATTACACCGCAATGGGTCATTTTCATCGTCAAAGTAAACATTTACGTGGCGACAAAATTGCCGCCGGTTATTCGGGCAGTCTCGCAGTCTTGCGAAAAAACAGCGGTGAAACCGGCGTTACTATTCTCGATGTGGAACCGGGTGGGGTCGCTCCCGAACGCTGTTGGCAGTTTTCGCTCGACCGCTGCCGGGTCATGAAAATCGTTGTCGAAGTGAATTCCGATACTTCCGATTTGATGAATATGATCAAAGAGAGCTTCGCGACTGCAGGCGTTACCTCCGACGATTACGTCCGCTTGACAATTACCGGACGAGCTCCATTAGGGAGATTCCAAGCACCACGATTAGAAGATGTCGCCGAATTGTGTTTCGGTCTCGATGTAGATAATCAAGTACAACCGGATTGGGATTTTGACGCGCTAATGCAGGGGAGTACAACCGAAGCGGTGTTTGTCAAGAATTTACGAGACCGTATTCGCGATGCGGAACAGCGGGGCGATGCCGCAGCGGTAAAGTTGCTTTCGGATGCGTTGGATATTGGACTACAAGCCCTCAAACGCAATAAAATCGAGTATTTGCCAAAGTGA
- a CDS encoding M1 family aminopeptidase, with the protein MIRALGILLLAIGGIVCAATPNPPVVAHSMHLTLHTDTHILVGIDTIRVKEGSVDFLLSKSCEVFANQIVGKKLVPLPVVPALEKMKPESDDEKQWLEDAQLFRVEGDQTVVVTWRGTFNDSSSNTLFSREQVADVPNGVISKTGVFLSTSALYYPYTPESIQEFTVTITTPPGWTPVTTGLRKKMGLASEKYVQWSFGGPWQIDALTVAAGEFVVRQTDTLGIVVETCFSPARDSLSATYLSAVKKYLARYSNQFGTYPWPSFSVVEAFFPAGYGLPGFTFLGSEVIALPFIVSTSLGHEVLHNWWGNGVYVPSNGGNWCEGLTTYGADWAYKADKSEKDAAEYRRGLIKDFASYVNDGNDFALRNFTSRSSGATRAVGYGKCAFLFHSLEREIGKDAFLSGLQLFFNQNKYRYAGWQEMEQCFAQTSNRDLKAFFSEWLDKTGAPVVTSADPEFNVWRQPLPGEIPPSLSDLYGANRVLCIQPSTGNASLDSAFRKLAEAMFDTTLRWIEKRPDDDGKQPYVILGMNIPESSRAPAAGNSAAYVRGTSEGRLIGCFTASDEKGVAFLIRKAPHYGKYTYIEFDPSGKNIIKEMK; encoded by the coding sequence ATGATTCGAGCTTTAGGAATACTTCTCCTCGCTATCGGAGGAATCGTTTGCGCGGCAACGCCCAATCCTCCGGTTGTTGCTCATTCGATGCATTTAACATTGCATACCGACACTCACATCTTGGTTGGAATCGATACGATTCGTGTTAAAGAAGGAAGTGTCGATTTTCTGCTGTCGAAAAGCTGCGAGGTCTTTGCGAATCAAATAGTCGGAAAGAAGCTTGTCCCGTTGCCGGTTGTGCCGGCTTTGGAGAAAATGAAGCCGGAATCCGACGATGAGAAGCAATGGCTCGAAGATGCCCAGCTGTTTCGGGTCGAAGGCGACCAGACAGTTGTGGTAACATGGCGCGGCACTTTCAACGACTCTTCCTCCAATACGCTGTTTTCGCGGGAACAGGTAGCCGATGTACCCAATGGTGTGATAAGCAAGACTGGAGTCTTTCTCTCTACATCAGCGTTGTATTATCCATATACCCCGGAAAGTATTCAAGAGTTTACTGTAACGATAACGACCCCACCGGGTTGGACTCCGGTTACAACCGGTCTCCGGAAGAAAATGGGGCTTGCTTCTGAGAAGTATGTCCAATGGTCGTTCGGCGGCCCATGGCAAATCGATGCATTAACAGTCGCTGCGGGTGAATTTGTTGTCCGTCAGACCGACACCCTTGGTATCGTTGTGGAAACCTGTTTCTCACCTGCCCGCGATTCGTTATCGGCAACGTATCTCAGCGCAGTGAAAAAGTATCTTGCTCGTTACTCGAATCAATTCGGTACTTATCCTTGGCCGTCGTTTTCGGTGGTGGAGGCGTTCTTCCCCGCCGGGTATGGGTTACCGGGTTTTACATTTCTCGGTTCGGAGGTCATCGCACTTCCCTTTATCGTCTCGACATCGCTTGGGCATGAAGTGTTGCACAATTGGTGGGGAAACGGCGTGTATGTCCCGAGTAACGGCGGAAATTGGTGTGAAGGATTGACCACTTACGGGGCCGACTGGGCTTACAAAGCCGACAAAAGCGAAAAGGATGCCGCTGAATATCGCCGGGGATTGATCAAGGATTTTGCCAGTTACGTGAACGATGGCAACGATTTTGCCTTGCGGAATTTCACTTCGCGCTCCAGTGGCGCAACCCGTGCTGTCGGTTACGGAAAATGCGCTTTTCTCTTCCATTCGTTAGAGCGGGAAATCGGGAAAGATGCGTTTCTAAGCGGTCTCCAATTATTCTTTAACCAGAACAAGTACCGTTACGCCGGATGGCAGGAAATGGAGCAATGTTTTGCCCAAACCAGTAACCGGGATCTGAAAGCATTTTTTAGCGAATGGCTGGATAAAACTGGCGCTCCGGTAGTGACCTCCGCCGATCCAGAATTTAATGTTTGGCGGCAACCACTGCCCGGCGAAATTCCCCCATCGCTTTCAGATTTGTATGGGGCGAATCGAGTGCTTTGTATCCAACCATCAACTGGTAATGCATCACTCGATTCTGCATTCCGGAAATTAGCCGAGGCAATGTTTGATACGACGTTACGATGGATTGAAAAGCGACCGGATGATGATGGGAAACAACCCTATGTCATTCTCGGAATGAACATTCCGGAATCGTCTCGAGCGCCTGCCGCCGGGAACTCGGCTGCGTATGTTCGCGGTACTTCCGAGGGCAGATTAATCGGTTGTTTCACTGCTTCTGACGAAAAAGGAGTTGCTTTTTTAATTCGGAAAGCGCCGCATTATGGGAAGTACACCTACATCGAATTCGATCCCAGTGGTAAGAACATCATCAAGGAAATGAAATAG
- a CDS encoding DUF502 domain-containing protein: MTEKSKDTANWLQRTLMSGLLVVTPVAVTIWLLLKLLQFLDGLLAEPVRWALIHFGVEIPPDQLLYGPGLIALFLVLLLIGWVARFYIGKKFFSQTNEWFEKLPIIRTIYSTIQPLSRAVFGGQEQFFREVVWAPYEGGYTIGFVIGESTYKFPGFENKQMTSVYVPFAPPTTGLLMYYARDVLIPAQMSVEEGLKLLFSFGVVQSKGDDS, from the coding sequence GTGACGGAGAAGAGCAAAGATACAGCAAATTGGCTGCAACGGACTTTGATGAGCGGTTTGCTGGTCGTAACACCGGTCGCAGTTACGATTTGGCTGCTATTAAAACTGTTACAATTCCTCGATGGGCTGCTTGCCGAGCCAGTGCGGTGGGCGCTTATTCACTTCGGGGTAGAAATCCCTCCCGATCAACTGCTCTACGGACCTGGTTTAATTGCTTTGTTTCTTGTTCTCCTCTTGATTGGTTGGGTTGCCCGGTTTTACATCGGAAAGAAGTTTTTCTCCCAAACCAACGAATGGTTTGAAAAGCTTCCTATAATCCGCACGATTTATTCTACAATACAACCCTTGTCACGCGCGGTTTTCGGCGGTCAGGAGCAATTCTTTCGTGAAGTGGTGTGGGCGCCTTATGAAGGGGGTTACACTATTGGTTTCGTAATTGGGGAATCTACCTACAAGTTTCCCGGCTTTGAAAACAAACAGATGACATCGGTGTATGTTCCCTTCGCTCCGCCAACCACTGGACTGTTAATGTATTATGCGCGCGATGTACTGATACCGGCACAAATGAGTGTGGAAGAGGGATTGAAACTGCTCTTTAGTTTTGGTGTCGTTCAATCAAAAGGCGATGATTCATAA